In Pedobacter heparinus DSM 2366, the following are encoded in one genomic region:
- a CDS encoding M16 family metallopeptidase, giving the protein MLNRTLAPESKQVDEINFIEPLKQQLDNGIPVFTINAGKQQLVRIEFIFENVNWDASKPLQAIGVSHLVNNGTANLTAKEIADKVDYYGAFLQTEYGADQTCVKLYTLNKHLASVLPIVRSILNESIFPEQELGIFIQNQKQSLQVNLQKNDFLARKHFAHALFGDSPYGSNIGPADYDALKREELLNYFKAAYKPQNCTIFVAGKFEQREFDTLNSIMGKDWDNKAASATNKFSFTHSAKGDILIEKPEAIQSAIRMGSLAITRSHPDFAGFQVLNCLLGGYFGSRLMANIREDKGYTYGIGSAVASLKDAGYFFIATEVGVAVCNSAIAEIEKEINILKTELVSEDELELVRNYMLGAMLGSLENAFSHADKFKNVYFSGLDYRYYEKYIATVKSITPADLNELAGKYLNTDSFTKVVVGKK; this is encoded by the coding sequence ATGCTTAACCGTACACTAGCCCCGGAATCAAAACAGGTTGATGAAATTAATTTTATTGAACCCTTAAAACAGCAGCTGGACAACGGTATACCGGTTTTTACCATCAATGCAGGTAAGCAGCAACTGGTGCGTATTGAATTTATATTTGAAAATGTAAACTGGGATGCCTCAAAGCCTTTGCAGGCTATAGGGGTAAGCCACCTCGTCAACAATGGTACGGCCAACCTTACAGCTAAAGAAATAGCCGATAAGGTCGATTATTATGGTGCCTTTTTGCAGACAGAATACGGGGCCGATCAAACCTGTGTGAAACTGTATACCCTCAATAAACACCTGGCTTCCGTATTGCCGATTGTCAGGTCTATCCTCAATGAAAGCATTTTTCCGGAACAGGAGCTGGGTATCTTTATCCAGAATCAGAAGCAATCCCTGCAGGTAAACCTTCAAAAGAACGATTTCCTGGCCAGGAAACATTTTGCCCATGCACTTTTTGGCGATAGCCCTTATGGTTCCAATATTGGACCGGCAGATTATGATGCCCTAAAAAGAGAAGAGCTGTTAAACTATTTTAAAGCAGCTTACAAACCACAGAACTGTACCATCTTTGTAGCCGGTAAGTTTGAACAAAGGGAATTTGATACCCTGAACAGCATTATGGGTAAGGATTGGGACAATAAAGCCGCCTCAGCAACCAACAAATTCAGTTTTACCCATAGCGCCAAAGGCGATATCCTGATCGAAAAACCTGAAGCCATACAGTCGGCCATCCGAATGGGGAGCCTGGCCATTACGCGCAGCCACCCCGATTTTGCCGGTTTCCAGGTATTAAATTGCCTGCTTGGTGGCTATTTTGGTTCCAGGTTAATGGCCAATATCCGCGAAGATAAAGGCTATACTTATGGGATTGGTTCTGCCGTGGCCTCTTTAAAAGATGCAGGTTATTTCTTTATCGCCACCGAAGTAGGGGTAGCCGTATGCAACAGTGCAATAGCCGAAATTGAAAAAGAGATCAATATTCTTAAAACAGAACTGGTTAGCGAAGATGAACTGGAACTGGTAAGAAATTACATGCTGGGTGCTATGCTGGGCAGCCTTGAAAATGCTTTTTCCCATGCCGATAAGTTTAAAAATGTGTATTTCTCAGGTCTGGATTACCGTTACTATGAAAAATATATAGCAACCGTAAAATCCATCACGCCGGCAGATCTCAATGAACTGGCAGGTAAATACCTCAATACCGATAGCTTCACTAAAGTAGTGGTAGGTAAAAAATAA
- a CDS encoding DUF3857 domain-containing protein, with protein sequence MMKQPFLLIVSLLALSRVNAQEIYDVSKIPAELLKNASVVIRNEEQVYEVKNPGTAVLTYKTAITILNKNGESASNMHEFYDKFSGISSLKATLYNDKGIKIKDYKSSDFKDRSAVSDGTLYQDDRVKYLDFMYTDYPYTIAYSYTVDYSGIRSYPTWYPASNWGYAVEQSNYIFRIPETMTFKYLKSKNVKTDSIKIKDKIQYQWSCKNVPALEYEPMSMGLKNVMPWVSVAPNQFEFDNSKANIETWASLGSWLFNLSSGMQVLPEGAKTKIQGLLKTAKDPKEKIRILYNYLQSNTRYVGVQLGIGGYKPIAAEKVAAVNYGDCKGLSNYMKAMLQEAGIKSDLVILGNDMPSINKQYASMNQTNHMILCVPLEKDTVWLECTSQLMPAGFIGNSNSNRTVLLITENGGKLVQTPVYDPASNYQKRSTKVNLDEEGSALVSIETQYANAQYEDNVAMLLIDPTAQRKRIMNSLSIPNMQIGTLSYTQPDKNAAVLNEQIGLKCTQLLTKGGDKLFMTLNLLNRQETAVTALEDRKTFFSIDYSFNDEDEIVYTIPKGYKVEFMPKDVLIESEFGRYTAKVVAKDNTLVYTRTKTMTSKAYPPEKYNDFVAFHKKIYQADKQKGILAKIE encoded by the coding sequence ATGATGAAACAACCTTTCCTTTTGATAGTTTCCTTGCTTGCCCTTTCGAGGGTAAATGCCCAGGAGATTTATGATGTCAGTAAAATTCCTGCTGAACTGCTGAAAAATGCTTCTGTTGTGATCAGAAATGAAGAGCAGGTTTATGAAGTGAAAAATCCGGGAACTGCGGTTTTAACTTACAAAACTGCCATAACCATATTGAATAAGAACGGGGAGTCGGCCTCTAACATGCACGAATTTTATGATAAATTTTCAGGTATTTCCAGTCTGAAAGCTACGTTGTATAACGACAAGGGAATCAAAATAAAGGATTACAAAAGTTCGGATTTTAAGGACAGAAGTGCGGTTTCTGATGGAACGCTGTACCAGGACGACAGGGTAAAATATCTCGATTTTATGTATACCGACTATCCCTATACCATAGCATACAGTTACACGGTAGATTATAGTGGTATCCGTTCGTACCCGACCTGGTACCCGGCAAGTAACTGGGGCTACGCGGTAGAGCAATCGAATTATATTTTCAGGATTCCTGAAACAATGACGTTTAAATACCTTAAAAGCAAAAATGTAAAGACCGACTCAATAAAAATAAAGGATAAGATCCAGTACCAATGGAGCTGTAAAAATGTGCCTGCCCTGGAATACGAACCGATGAGTATGGGTTTAAAGAATGTAATGCCTTGGGTTTCTGTTGCTCCAAACCAATTTGAATTTGACAATTCAAAAGCGAACATAGAAACCTGGGCCAGCCTGGGTTCCTGGCTCTTTAACCTGAGCAGCGGTATGCAGGTGCTTCCTGAAGGCGCAAAAACGAAAATACAGGGCCTGCTGAAAACAGCCAAAGACCCAAAAGAAAAAATCAGGATATTGTATAATTATTTGCAATCAAATACCAGATATGTGGGGGTGCAGCTGGGTATAGGGGGTTACAAACCCATTGCTGCCGAAAAAGTAGCTGCTGTAAATTACGGCGACTGCAAGGGCTTATCTAACTACATGAAGGCCATGCTGCAGGAGGCTGGGATCAAATCGGACCTGGTGATCCTTGGCAATGATATGCCTTCTATAAATAAACAATATGCCAGCATGAACCAGACCAACCACATGATCCTTTGTGTGCCGCTTGAAAAAGATACGGTATGGCTGGAGTGTACCAGTCAGCTGATGCCAGCCGGTTTTATAGGCAATTCCAATTCGAACAGGACCGTATTGCTGATCACTGAAAATGGGGGCAAACTGGTACAGACACCAGTGTACGATCCGGCCAGCAACTACCAGAAGCGCAGTACAAAAGTAAACCTGGATGAAGAAGGTTCGGCATTGGTGAGCATTGAAACCCAGTATGCGAATGCCCAGTACGAAGACAATGTGGCCATGCTGCTTATAGATCCCACAGCGCAGCGAAAAAGGATCATGAACTCACTGAGCATTCCAAACATGCAGATCGGGACCCTCAGTTATACACAACCGGATAAAAATGCAGCGGTATTGAATGAGCAGATAGGCTTAAAATGCACACAGCTGCTGACTAAGGGCGGGGATAAGTTATTTATGACCTTAAATTTGTTAAACAGGCAGGAAACAGCGGTAACAGCCCTGGAAGACCGCAAAACTTTTTTCAGTATCGATTACAGCTTTAATGATGAAGATGAGATCGTTTATACCATACCTAAAGGGTATAAGGTAGAGTTTATGCCTAAAGATGTGCTGATCGAATCGGAATTCGGAAGGTATACGGCAAAGGTAGTGGCGAAAGACAATACCCTGGTCTATACCCGTACAAAAACAATGACCAGCAAGGCTTATCCACCAGAAAAGTATAACGACTTTGTGGCCTTTCATAAAAAGATCTATCAGGCCGATAAACAAAAAGGTATCCTGGCTAAAATAGAATAG
- the mqnC gene encoding cyclic dehypoxanthinyl futalosine synthase, whose amino-acid sequence MNTAELLQRALHFDFLTKEEGVFLYHHAATAELAYVANELRKKQVPSGKVTWQIDRNVNTTNVCIANCKFCNFFRRPGHEESYITDIETYKQKIEETFRLGGDQLLLQGGHHPELGLKFYADLFKQLKELYPDLKLHALGPPEIAHVAKLEGLSHTEVLTALKAAGMDSLPGAGAEILNDRVRRLISKGKCGGQEWLDVMRAAHQLHITTSATMMFGHVETIEERFEHLVWIREVQSEKPADAKGFLAFIPWPFQDDGTLLKRLRGISNNVSGDEYIRMLALSRIMLPNIKNIQASWLTVGKNVAELCLHAGANDFGSIMIEENVVSAAGAPHRFTAKGIQDAIREAGFEPQLRGQQYNYRDLPDHLEEQVINY is encoded by the coding sequence ATGAATACTGCCGAATTATTACAAAGGGCTTTGCACTTCGACTTTCTAACCAAAGAAGAGGGTGTGTTTTTATATCATCATGCAGCAACAGCTGAACTGGCTTATGTGGCCAATGAATTGAGAAAAAAGCAGGTACCAAGTGGAAAAGTGACCTGGCAGATAGACAGGAACGTCAATACCACCAATGTATGTATTGCCAACTGTAAATTCTGTAATTTCTTCAGGCGCCCGGGCCACGAGGAAAGTTATATTACCGATATTGAAACCTATAAGCAAAAAATAGAAGAGACATTCAGGCTGGGCGGCGACCAGCTGCTCTTACAGGGTGGCCACCACCCTGAGCTGGGCCTGAAATTCTATGCAGACCTGTTTAAACAGCTGAAAGAATTGTATCCCGACCTGAAGCTGCATGCGCTTGGTCCGCCCGAAATTGCGCATGTAGCCAAGCTGGAAGGGCTTTCACATACTGAAGTTTTAACTGCCCTAAAAGCAGCTGGCATGGATTCTTTGCCCGGGGCCGGTGCAGAAATTTTGAACGACAGGGTGAGAAGGCTGATCTCTAAAGGAAAATGCGGGGGTCAGGAATGGCTGGATGTCATGCGGGCAGCGCACCAGCTGCACATTACCACTTCGGCAACCATGATGTTTGGTCATGTAGAAACCATAGAAGAGCGTTTTGAGCACCTGGTATGGATCAGGGAGGTACAAAGTGAAAAACCGGCTGATGCCAAGGGTTTTCTGGCTTTTATTCCATGGCCTTTCCAGGATGATGGTACCTTGCTGAAACGTTTAAGGGGTATCAGCAACAATGTTTCGGGCGATGAATACATCAGGATGCTGGCTTTAAGCCGCATCATGCTGCCCAACATCAAAAATATACAGGCATCCTGGCTTACAGTGGGCAAAAATGTGGCAGAACTTTGTCTGCATGCCGGGGCAAATGATTTTGGTTCCATTATGATTGAAGAAAATGTGGTATCTGCTGCCGGTGCCCCGCATCGTTTTACAGCAAAAGGCATACAGGATGCGATCAGGGAAGCCGGATTTGAGCCACAGTTAAGGGGGCAGCAGTACAACTACCGCGACCTGCCCGATCACCTGGAAGAGCAGGTGATCAATTACTAA
- a CDS encoding ferritin-like domain-containing protein, translating to MNIVNILEEIEKVDGEIYERINPRRAAMKDFFNMGKKISLAALPLAMGSMFQKAYGQTTPAAVTDVLNFALALEYLEYHFYNHALVAAPNLAIPAGAPKTAITTIRDHELAHVNLLKGALGSAARAEITYAMTDFTAGGTFPLVYDDYVTFLKVALGFEDTGVRAYKGQAPALKGNAVLTTALQIHSVEARHASHIRQMLAANGATGLKPWISLGPGGIANDTGVSAVDAVYVRENTDVQAGITITGIANGVTKAAAVESFDEFLTKTEVVAIANLFLRTGFKL from the coding sequence ATGAATATCGTAAATATATTAGAAGAAATTGAAAAGGTTGACGGAGAGATCTATGAGCGTATAAACCCTAGAAGGGCCGCCATGAAAGATTTTTTCAATATGGGTAAAAAAATCTCATTGGCTGCCTTGCCTTTGGCAATGGGCTCCATGTTCCAGAAAGCCTATGGCCAAACTACGCCTGCTGCGGTAACAGATGTGCTAAACTTTGCTTTGGCACTGGAATACCTGGAATATCACTTTTATAACCATGCATTGGTGGCAGCACCAAACCTGGCCATTCCGGCAGGAGCGCCTAAAACGGCCATCACTACCATCCGCGATCATGAGTTGGCGCATGTTAATTTATTAAAAGGGGCGCTGGGTAGTGCTGCACGGGCAGAAATTACTTATGCCATGACCGATTTTACTGCGGGCGGAACCTTTCCCCTGGTTTATGACGATTATGTAACTTTCTTAAAAGTAGCATTGGGATTTGAAGATACAGGGGTAAGGGCCTATAAAGGACAGGCTCCGGCATTGAAGGGGAATGCGGTGCTGACTACTGCATTGCAGATCCATTCTGTAGAGGCCCGTCATGCTTCACATATCCGTCAGATGCTTGCTGCCAATGGTGCAACGGGTTTAAAACCATGGATCAGCTTAGGCCCGGGTGGTATCGCCAATGATACCGGTGTTTCGGCAGTTGATGCGGTTTATGTACGTGAAAATACAGATGTACAGGCAGGCATCACCATTACCGGTATTGCAAATGGGGTAACTAAAGCAGCTGCGGTTGAAAGTTTTGATGAATTCTTAACCAAAACTGAAGTGGTAGCCATTGCCAACCTGTTCCTGAGAACAGGATTTAAATTATAA
- a CDS encoding M16 family metallopeptidase has product MVDFNRFTLANGLRVLVHEDDTTPMAVLNILYDVGARDEEAGRTGFAHLFEHLMFGGSVNIPSYDEPLQRVGGENNAFTSNDITNYYITLPAVNLETAFWLESDRMLSLAFSEKSLETQRNVVCEEFKQRYLNQPYGDVWLKLRPLAYTTHPYRWATIGQDLAQIENAKMEDVKAFFKKHYNPQNAIMVVGGNVKTEAVKALAEKWFAAIPAGEKYLRNLPAEPAQTEERKERLTADVPLNAIYMAFKMPARKDRDYQVYDLMSDVLSQGQSSRLYNSLLKEQQLFSDIHAYITSSIDEGLFVIEGKLVEGVSMDTAENAIWKELDKLTEEPVTDEEITKVKNKSESIMVFAEMNLLDKAMNLAYYELLGDAAGLNTEIDKYLAVSPQRILQAAKKTFVKTQCSTLYYLTVKDA; this is encoded by the coding sequence ATGGTAGATTTTAACCGTTTTACACTGGCCAACGGCCTTCGTGTACTGGTACATGAAGATGATACAACGCCCATGGCGGTGTTAAACATTTTATATGATGTAGGCGCCAGGGACGAAGAAGCCGGCAGAACAGGCTTTGCGCATTTGTTTGAACACCTCATGTTCGGGGGCTCGGTGAATATACCAAGTTACGATGAACCCCTACAGCGTGTAGGGGGCGAAAACAATGCCTTCACCAGCAACGACATCACCAATTATTACATTACGCTGCCGGCTGTAAACCTGGAAACGGCCTTCTGGCTGGAAAGCGACCGCATGCTAAGCCTGGCTTTTTCTGAAAAAAGTCTGGAAACCCAGCGCAATGTAGTTTGTGAGGAGTTTAAACAACGTTACCTGAACCAGCCCTATGGCGATGTATGGTTAAAATTGAGGCCGCTGGCCTACACTACACACCCTTATCGCTGGGCAACCATCGGGCAGGACCTGGCGCAAATTGAAAACGCTAAAATGGAAGATGTGAAAGCATTTTTCAAAAAACATTATAATCCCCAGAATGCCATTATGGTTGTAGGTGGAAATGTAAAAACTGAAGCGGTAAAAGCCCTGGCCGAAAAGTGGTTTGCTGCTATCCCGGCAGGAGAAAAATACCTGAGAAACCTGCCTGCAGAACCCGCCCAGACTGAAGAAAGAAAAGAAAGGCTTACTGCCGATGTACCTTTAAATGCCATTTATATGGCCTTTAAAATGCCTGCCAGAAAAGACCGTGACTACCAGGTATATGACCTCATGTCAGACGTGCTCTCACAAGGGCAGTCGTCCAGGTTATACAACAGCCTGCTCAAAGAGCAGCAGCTGTTCAGCGATATCCACGCTTACATTACCAGCAGCATAGACGAGGGTTTGTTTGTCATTGAAGGTAAGCTGGTTGAAGGGGTCAGCATGGATACTGCAGAAAACGCCATCTGGAAGGAACTGGACAAACTTACCGAAGAACCGGTTACCGACGAAGAGATCACTAAAGTGAAAAACAAGTCAGAATCTATTATGGTATTTGCCGAGATGAACCTGCTGGATAAGGCCATGAACCTCGCTTATTATGAGCTGCTCGGTGATGCAGCCGGCCTGAATACAGAGATCGACAAATATCTGGCAGTTAGTCCCCAGCGTATCCTGCAGGCTGCCAAAAAAACCTTTGTGAAAACACAATGTTCAACTTTATACTATTTAACTGTCAAAGATGCTTAA
- a CDS encoding DUF3857 domain-containing protein, giving the protein MRKKNLLVLCLLLLVSFSYAQENVVSKSKTFKYGKIEPAEFDSKGSGADSAAAALILFDVGRGYFELSPKTGDFAFVFERHIRYKIINKSGYDYGNLELRFYKQNSSEEKLDYMDAATYNLEGDKIVISKINKDAKFSEKQDKNFTLKKFALPNVKEGSIVEYKYKTKSDFIFNLQPWYFQRSIPTLYSEYEVNIPEYYKYKIRSGGYLFLNPKQEYVNETFSSSAGTLNASCLKLHYQVENVPGLKKENFITTMEDYVSKVGFELSSVTVPGQVYREFTSSWPKIVTGLKTEENFGAFINKKSYSKSILKDIVKTATQPDTVLQLIFNYVKNNIKWDGNYRLYTSETSPKNIFEKKTGNSADINLCLLTLLNEANITASPVLLSTRENGAHPGFPMITDFNNVIVQAEIGDKMILLDATDKDHALNMIAYENLNHQGLKVNLPDATAAWISLDEANLSKTNINLMLTLDKENKFSGKLYLSSTHYEALNRRGKYRSATNETDFLKDYKTDRPGLGIKNYQIQNLANLAEPLVESMDVTIEDNVEEAGNLAYFAPLLFERTKENPFKLEERIYPVDFAYPKEENYRITIDFPKEYHLDKSPKNEKVVLPDDAASFVFMFAAEENKLMITSKISLKKAFFTPEEYHYLKELFKNIVRKQAEQIVFKKS; this is encoded by the coding sequence ATGCGCAAGAAAAATCTACTCGTATTATGCCTATTGCTACTGGTATCGTTCTCGTATGCCCAGGAAAATGTAGTCAGCAAATCAAAAACCTTCAAATATGGAAAAATAGAACCCGCCGAATTTGACAGTAAAGGAAGTGGTGCGGATTCGGCTGCAGCAGCCCTGATCTTGTTTGATGTAGGGAGAGGATATTTTGAGCTCAGCCCTAAGACCGGTGACTTTGCATTCGTTTTTGAAAGACATATCCGTTACAAGATCATCAATAAGAGCGGGTACGATTACGGAAACCTGGAACTGAGGTTTTACAAACAAAATTCTTCGGAAGAAAAGCTGGACTACATGGATGCGGCCACATATAACCTTGAAGGTGATAAAATTGTGATCAGCAAGATAAATAAAGATGCCAAATTCTCAGAAAAACAGGATAAAAATTTTACGCTTAAAAAGTTTGCCCTGCCCAATGTAAAAGAAGGATCTATTGTTGAATATAAATACAAAACAAAATCCGATTTTATCTTTAACCTGCAGCCCTGGTATTTTCAGAGAAGCATCCCTACCCTATATTCTGAGTACGAAGTCAATATTCCGGAATATTACAAATACAAGATAAGATCTGGCGGGTACCTGTTTTTAAACCCCAAACAGGAATATGTGAACGAAACTTTTAGTTCGAGCGCAGGAACACTGAATGCCTCATGCTTAAAACTGCATTATCAGGTTGAAAATGTGCCGGGTTTAAAGAAAGAGAATTTCATTACTACGATGGAAGATTATGTGAGCAAAGTAGGTTTTGAACTGAGCTCTGTAACAGTACCCGGACAGGTTTACAGGGAATTTACTTCTTCCTGGCCAAAAATTGTTACCGGACTTAAAACAGAAGAAAACTTCGGGGCTTTTATAAATAAAAAAAGTTACAGCAAAAGCATTTTAAAGGACATTGTAAAAACTGCAACACAGCCTGATACGGTATTACAGCTCATTTTTAACTATGTAAAAAATAACATTAAATGGGACGGTAATTACCGCTTGTATACTTCGGAAACCAGCCCAAAAAACATATTTGAGAAGAAAACCGGTAACTCGGCCGATATTAACCTTTGTCTGCTCACACTTTTAAATGAAGCAAACATTACAGCATCACCGGTTTTACTGAGTACAAGGGAAAATGGGGCACATCCTGGTTTTCCAATGATTACGGATTTTAACAATGTGATCGTTCAGGCCGAAATTGGCGATAAAATGATCCTTTTGGACGCCACAGATAAAGACCACGCCCTGAACATGATTGCCTATGAAAACCTAAACCATCAGGGCTTAAAAGTAAACCTGCCTGATGCCACTGCTGCATGGATATCACTGGACGAGGCCAATCTGAGCAAGACAAACATCAATTTAATGCTGACTCTGGACAAAGAAAACAAATTCAGTGGTAAACTGTATCTGTCGTCTACCCATTATGAGGCTTTAAACCGCAGGGGAAAATACCGTTCGGCGACAAATGAGACTGATTTTCTGAAAGATTATAAAACCGACAGACCGGGTCTTGGTATAAAAAACTATCAGATCCAGAACCTGGCCAACCTGGCCGAACCTTTGGTGGAAAGCATGGATGTAACCATTGAGGACAATGTGGAAGAAGCCGGAAACCTGGCCTATTTTGCCCCGCTATTGTTTGAAAGGACAAAGGAAAATCCCTTTAAACTGGAAGAAAGGATTTATCCGGTCGACTTTGCTTATCCTAAGGAAGAAAATTACCGCATCACAATCGATTTTCCAAAAGAATACCATTTGGATAAATCGCCCAAAAATGAAAAAGTAGTTTTACCGGATGATGCTGCTTCCTTTGTTTTCATGTTTGCTGCTGAAGAAAATAAGCTGATGATCACCAGCAAAATATCCTTGAAAAAAGCATTCTTCACGCCGGAAGAATACCACTACTTAAAAGAGCTTTTTAAGAATATTGTAAGAAAACAGGCAGAACAAATTGTATTTAAGAAAAGTTAA
- a CDS encoding PQQ-binding-like beta-propeller repeat protein: MKLLLSFAILFSCFINSNAQTFKYAFVTDTHVGTATGEEDLRRTVNDINKQTDLDFIVVTGDVTEMGTKLELKLAKSILSELKKPYYVIPGNHDTGWSESGGVDFIREFGDDKFTFDHNGYRFIACASGPYVRMSDGHIPRDAVIWLDKVLKNTSATMPVIFINHYPVDNSLDNWYEATDRIKKYNIQYAICGHGHSNQALNFEGVPGTMGRSNLRAKDSLGGYNIVTMRKDSVLFAVKKPGLMLEHPWRKIALGKFSASSTGKIERPSYEINKTYPQVKKVWSYHAAANVVLTPAASNELVIFGNSIGEIEALSIKDGSKKWVYKTKGAIYSSPAIADNLVVLGSGDGSIYALQLNTGKLLWKFDTKAAVLGSPVIDKGLVYIGGSDNHFRAIELKTGKERWAFNQVEGTIVGKPLLYEGKVIFGSWGRHLYALDQHTGNLLWKWNNGNANRMFSPAMCTPVAHKGIVYFAAPDRVLTALDANSGATLWRNKEATVRESIGLSEDGSLIFGKTMNDEVVAYKTQATDPGILWRLNMGFGYEHVPSMLIAKDGEVFFGTRNGVVYAFDPLERKTIWAHKIDNSMINTVNVLRKNAVLVATMDGVVSLLNIK, from the coding sequence ATGAAACTGCTCCTTTCTTTTGCCATTCTATTCAGCTGTTTTATCAACAGCAATGCCCAGACCTTTAAATATGCCTTTGTAACTGATACCCATGTGGGTACAGCTACCGGCGAAGAAGACCTGAGAAGAACCGTAAATGACATCAATAAACAAACAGATCTTGACTTTATAGTGGTTACGGGCGATGTTACAGAAATGGGCACCAAATTAGAACTTAAACTGGCAAAATCTATTTTAAGCGAATTAAAAAAGCCTTATTACGTTATACCCGGTAATCATGATACGGGTTGGTCAGAATCGGGTGGTGTGGATTTCATCAGGGAATTTGGCGACGATAAGTTTACATTTGACCACAACGGTTATCGTTTTATTGCCTGCGCTTCGGGGCCCTATGTAAGGATGTCTGACGGCCATATCCCCAGGGATGCCGTAATCTGGCTGGATAAAGTGTTAAAAAATACTTCTGCTACCATGCCGGTTATTTTCATCAACCACTACCCTGTCGACAATAGTCTGGATAACTGGTACGAAGCAACCGACAGGATAAAAAAATACAATATACAGTATGCCATCTGCGGGCATGGCCATTCCAATCAGGCGCTTAATTTTGAAGGTGTACCCGGTACCATGGGGCGCTCCAATTTAAGGGCAAAAGATAGTCTTGGTGGTTATAACATTGTAACCATGCGCAAAGATTCTGTCCTGTTCGCCGTTAAAAAACCCGGTCTTATGCTTGAACATCCCTGGAGAAAAATTGCACTGGGCAAATTCAGCGCAAGCAGTACCGGAAAGATAGAAAGGCCCTCGTATGAAATCAATAAGACCTATCCGCAGGTCAAAAAAGTATGGAGCTACCATGCAGCAGCCAATGTGGTATTGACACCTGCAGCCAGCAATGAGCTGGTTATATTTGGCAACAGCATAGGCGAGATAGAGGCTTTATCAATTAAAGATGGCAGCAAAAAATGGGTTTATAAAACAAAAGGTGCCATTTATTCTTCGCCTGCCATAGCAGACAATTTGGTTGTCCTGGGTTCGGGCGATGGCAGCATTTATGCGCTGCAGCTCAATACAGGCAAACTGCTTTGGAAATTCGATACCAAAGCTGCCGTTCTGGGTTCTCCGGTGATTGATAAAGGCCTGGTTTATATTGGCGGGAGCGACAACCACTTCAGGGCAATTGAACTGAAAACGGGGAAAGAGCGCTGGGCCTTTAACCAGGTAGAGGGCACTATTGTAGGCAAACCTTTGTTGTATGAAGGTAAAGTGATCTTTGGTTCCTGGGGCCGTCACTTATATGCACTGGACCAACATACAGGCAACCTGTTGTGGAAATGGAACAATGGAAATGCCAACCGCATGTTCTCTCCGGCCATGTGCACACCGGTAGCCCATAAGGGCATTGTTTATTTTGCGGCACCCGACAGGGTACTTACTGCACTTGATGCAAACAGCGGAGCAACACTTTGGAGAAATAAAGAAGCTACTGTGAGAGAGTCTATCGGCCTGTCGGAAGATGGATCCCTGATTTTTGGCAAAACCATGAACGATGAGGTGGTGGCCTATAAAACACAGGCTACGGACCCGGGCATATTGTGGAGATTAAACATGGGCTTCGGTTATGAGCATGTACCTTCTATGCTGATCGCAAAAGATGGAGAAGTGTTTTTCGGTACACGAAATGGCGTGGTATATGCTTTTGATCCGCTGGAGCGCAAAACTATATGGGCACATAAAATAGACAACTCTATGATCAACACCGTAAATGTATTGCGTAAAAATGCGGTTTTGGTGGCTACTATGGACGGTGTGGTTAGTTTACTGAATATTAAGTAA